From Myxococcales bacterium, the proteins below share one genomic window:
- the accD gene encoding acetyl-CoA carboxylase, carboxyltransferase subunit beta, with the protein MSWSKRAASGLDASEKQSFGKGVFRKCDGCGETLAAERFVENFEVCPLCGKHHKLSARGFRELLLDDGRLEAWDASLHPTDPLTFSDGKPYPERVAASQRSTQAKEGIETGLGHMDGRPVAYGAFVFAFMGGSMGSVVGEKIARLFERAADEKLPVVLLQASGGARMQEGILSLMQMAKTVAARERLRDKGIPFVSVLLHPTTGGVAASFAFLGDVNIAEPGALIGFAGPRVIENTIRQKLPEGFQTAEFLLDHGMVDRITGRLSMKAEIGMILSHLGPKVPPRVEAAVPPPRKSQRKLDGRHR; encoded by the coding sequence ATGTCTTGGTCCAAGAGGGCCGCGAGCGGCCTCGATGCGAGCGAAAAACAGAGCTTCGGCAAAGGTGTATTCCGCAAGTGCGACGGCTGCGGCGAGACCTTGGCGGCCGAGCGGTTCGTCGAGAACTTCGAAGTGTGCCCCCTCTGCGGAAAGCACCACAAGCTCTCGGCGCGTGGCTTCCGTGAGCTCCTCCTCGACGACGGGCGCCTCGAAGCGTGGGACGCGAGCCTCCACCCGACCGACCCCCTGACCTTCTCGGACGGCAAGCCCTACCCCGAGCGCGTCGCCGCGTCTCAGCGGTCCACGCAGGCAAAAGAGGGCATCGAGACGGGGCTCGGCCACATGGACGGGCGGCCGGTCGCGTACGGGGCCTTCGTGTTCGCGTTCATGGGCGGGAGCATGGGCTCGGTCGTCGGCGAGAAGATCGCGCGTCTCTTCGAGCGCGCGGCCGACGAGAAGCTCCCGGTGGTGCTGCTCCAAGCCTCGGGCGGCGCGCGCATGCAAGAGGGTATCTTGAGCCTCATGCAAATGGCGAAGACCGTGGCCGCACGCGAGCGCCTCCGCGACAAGGGCATCCCGTTCGTCTCCGTGCTCCTCCACCCGACGACCGGCGGCGTCGCGGCGAGCTTCGCCTTCTTGGGCGACGTGAACATCGCCGAGCCCGGCGCGCTCATCGGCTTCGCGGGGCCGCGCGTCATCGAGAACACGATCCGGCAGAAGCTCCCCGAAGGCTTCCAGACGGCCGAGTTCCTGCTCGACCACGGCATGGTCGACCGCATCACGGGTCGCCTCTCCATGAAGGCCGAGATCGGGATGATCCTCTCGCACCTCGGCCCGAAGGTCCCGCCGCGGGTCGAGGCCGCCGTGCCGCCCCCTCGCAAGAGCCAACGCAAGCTCGATGGACGCCACCGCTAA
- a CDS encoding YajQ family cyclic di-GMP-binding protein produces the protein MPSFDVVSKVAWHEIDNALNQAQKELSQRFDFKDTSTTVEKNKDGILLQSSSDDRVKAAEVVLKEKLIKRKVSLKFFEFTDPTPTGKGGAKILVKVKEGIETEPAKKLVAAIKESKLKVQAQIQDAQLRVTGKNRDDLQKAIALLREGDHGIELQFTNFRE, from the coding sequence ATGCCGAGCTTCGACGTCGTCTCCAAGGTCGCGTGGCACGAGATCGACAACGCGCTGAATCAAGCCCAGAAGGAGCTGTCGCAGCGCTTCGACTTCAAGGACACGAGCACCACCGTCGAGAAGAACAAGGACGGCATCTTGCTGCAATCGTCGAGCGACGATCGCGTGAAGGCCGCCGAGGTGGTGCTGAAGGAGAAGCTCATCAAACGAAAGGTGAGCCTCAAGTTCTTCGAGTTCACCGACCCGACCCCTACGGGCAAGGGCGGCGCGAAGATCCTCGTGAAGGTCAAAGAGGGGATCGAGACCGAGCCGGCCAAGAAGCTCGTCGCGGCCATCAAAGAGAGCAAGCTGAAGGTCCAGGCGCAGATCCAGGACGCGCAGCTCCGCGTCACCGGAAAGAACCGGGACGACCTGCAGAAGGCCATCGCGCTCCTCCGTGAAGGCGACCACGGCATCGAGCTCCAGTTCACGAACTTTCGCGAGTGA
- a CDS encoding dienelactone hydrolase family protein: MPKTITLKRGENQDFSGVLAEPGGDGKAGAVLLFHEWWGLNAHVTSLAERLAEAGFLALALDMYDGKVTTDGEEAGRLMTALDTLDVMDRAKVGLRALVEHPRSNGKVGATGLCLGGAMAFAAACHVPGLSAVVPFYGVPAPEKVDYGLVTAPILAHFAKNDAWAKAEKAEAIAAIVNGNGGSMTVHVYDAGHAFVNDTRPEAYDAKNAALAWSRTVSFFRAHLA, encoded by the coding sequence ATGCCGAAGACGATCACGCTGAAGCGGGGCGAGAATCAGGACTTTTCCGGGGTTTTGGCCGAGCCGGGCGGAGACGGCAAGGCGGGGGCCGTGCTGCTCTTTCACGAGTGGTGGGGCCTCAATGCGCACGTCACGAGCCTCGCCGAGCGGCTCGCCGAGGCGGGCTTCCTCGCGCTCGCGCTCGACATGTACGACGGCAAGGTGACGACGGACGGCGAAGAGGCCGGCCGGCTCATGACGGCGCTCGACACGCTCGACGTGATGGACCGCGCGAAGGTCGGTCTGCGCGCGCTCGTGGAGCATCCGCGGTCGAACGGGAAGGTCGGCGCGACGGGCTTATGCCTCGGCGGGGCCATGGCGTTCGCGGCGGCGTGCCACGTCCCGGGTTTGTCGGCCGTGGTCCCGTTCTACGGCGTGCCCGCGCCAGAGAAGGTCGACTACGGCTTGGTGACGGCGCCCATCCTGGCGCATTTCGCCAAGAACGACGCGTGGGCGAAGGCCGAGAAGGCCGAGGCGATCGCCGCGATCGTCAACGGGAACGGGGGCTCGATGACCGTGCACGTCTACGACGCGGGTCACGCGTTCGTGAACGACACGCGTCCCGAGGCGTACGACGCGAAGAACGCCGCGCTCGCGTGGTCTCGCACGGTCTCGTTCTTCCGCGCGCACCTCGCCTGA
- a CDS encoding bifunctional folylpolyglutamate synthase/dihydrofolate synthase: MDATAKRLARSLERLYARVPLGMRLGLEAMRAACERAGNPESAFDCVHVAGTNGKGSVSAMIASVARASGRRTGLYTSPHLARFAERIRIDGEPISDADLVAVLERALDVGHDLSFFETATLAAFFAFRDARVELAVLEVGLGGRLDATNVIARSRASVITRIALDHEDRLGHTLPEIAREKAAIAKPGCPLLVGRVPPDVREAIAGVAEPLGASVQFLDDVARETIPALPHLPGAYQADNAEVAWLACRALGLDAHVERGLREARWPGRFERLTTPEGDVLLDAAHNEDGALALVASLAAEPRPGGEPSPVALVFGSLADKHFALTLPVVARIAVADARFYVEPKGRAAAPPSALSKVAQGHEMPSLSEALRAARARVGKGGLVVVCGSVYLVGEARALLLGEPTDPPVAL; this comes from the coding sequence ATGGACGCCACCGCTAAAAGGCTCGCCCGCTCGCTCGAGCGGCTCTACGCACGTGTCCCGCTCGGCATGCGGCTCGGCCTCGAGGCCATGCGCGCGGCCTGCGAACGCGCGGGAAATCCCGAGTCCGCGTTCGATTGCGTGCATGTTGCAGGTACGAACGGGAAAGGCTCCGTCTCGGCGATGATCGCGTCGGTCGCGCGCGCTTCGGGGAGGCGGACGGGCCTCTACACTTCCCCGCACCTGGCGCGCTTCGCCGAACGCATCCGGATCGACGGGGAGCCCATCTCCGACGCGGACCTCGTGGCCGTGCTCGAGCGCGCGCTCGACGTGGGTCACGATCTCTCGTTCTTCGAGACCGCTACCCTCGCCGCGTTCTTCGCCTTCCGCGACGCCCGCGTCGAGCTCGCGGTGCTCGAGGTCGGCCTCGGCGGGAGGCTCGACGCCACCAACGTGATCGCGCGCTCGCGGGCCTCGGTCATCACGCGCATCGCCCTCGACCACGAGGACAGGCTCGGCCACACACTGCCCGAGATCGCCCGCGAAAAGGCCGCCATCGCGAAGCCCGGGTGCCCGCTTTTGGTCGGGCGTGTCCCCCCCGACGTGCGCGAGGCGATCGCCGGCGTCGCCGAGCCCCTCGGGGCATCCGTGCAGTTCCTCGACGACGTGGCTCGCGAGACGATCCCCGCCCTCCCCCATCTCCCGGGCGCGTACCAAGCCGACAACGCAGAGGTCGCATGGCTCGCGTGCCGAGCCCTCGGTCTCGACGCCCACGTCGAACGAGGCCTCCGCGAGGCGCGGTGGCCCGGCCGGTTCGAGCGGCTCACCACCCCCGAAGGGGACGTGCTCCTCGACGCGGCCCACAACGAGGACGGCGCCCTCGCCTTGGTCGCCTCGCTCGCCGCCGAACCGCGCCCGGGTGGCGAGCCCTCCCCCGTGGCGCTCGTGTTCGGCTCGCTCGCCGACAAACACTTCGCCTTGACCCTCCCCGTGGTGGCCCGCATCGCGGTCGCCGACGCGCGCTTCTACGTCGAGCCCAAGGGCCGCGCCGCCGCCCCCCCGAGCGCCCTCTCGAAGGTGGCTCAAGGTCACGAAATGCCAAGCCTTTCCGAAGCCTTGCGCGCAGCACGCGCCCGCGTGGGGAAAGGTGGGCTCGTGGTCGTGTGCGGGTCGGTCTACCTCGTGGGCGAGGCGCGAGCGCTCCTCCTCGGTGAGCCGACCGATCCGCCCGTAGCGCTCTGA
- a CDS encoding phosphoglucosamine mutase, with protein sequence MASAKGKAAKATATVERKYFGTDGIRGLANQGNITPELALQLGRAITFVAGRGKPHTPRILIGKDTRLSGYMIEQAIAAGICSMGGRVILCGPIPTPAVAQLTRSMRADAGIVISASHNPYADNGIKVFGDDGFKLPDETELELERLLDDDSLLGRRPTGPGVGRAEKLEDSRGRYVVFAKATFPQDISLDGVRVVVDAAHGAAYRVAPLVFSELGATVTAIGVKPNGVNINLNAGALHPDNVRAEVVKKGAHMGIALDGDADRLIVVDEKGQIVDGDVVMAMCAHKMLDEGALKKNTLVATVMSNLGLERALERRGGKLVRTQVGDRYVVEAMREGGYNVGGEQSGHLIFLDHASTGDGIVAALQVLAIAVRSGKPVSELAKNAMDRVPQVLENVTLSSRKALEDMRQLASATAKVKDALGADGRVLVRWSGTEPKLRIMLEGPNEAKLRTWAKDLAAAAKKDAG encoded by the coding sequence ATGGCGAGCGCGAAGGGTAAAGCAGCGAAGGCGACGGCCACCGTGGAGCGGAAGTACTTCGGCACGGACGGTATCCGAGGGCTTGCGAACCAGGGGAACATCACGCCGGAGCTCGCCCTCCAGCTCGGCCGCGCGATCACGTTCGTCGCGGGCCGCGGCAAGCCGCACACGCCGCGCATCCTCATCGGGAAAGACACGCGCCTCTCGGGCTACATGATCGAGCAGGCCATCGCCGCCGGCATCTGCAGCATGGGAGGGCGAGTCATCCTCTGCGGGCCCATCCCCACCCCGGCCGTGGCGCAGCTCACGAGGAGCATGCGCGCCGACGCGGGCATCGTCATCAGCGCCAGCCACAACCCCTACGCGGACAACGGCATCAAGGTCTTCGGCGACGACGGCTTCAAGCTCCCCGACGAGACCGAGCTCGAGCTCGAGCGACTCCTCGACGACGACAGCCTGCTCGGGCGGCGCCCGACGGGCCCCGGAGTGGGCCGCGCCGAGAAGCTCGAAGACTCCCGCGGGCGCTACGTCGTGTTCGCGAAGGCCACGTTCCCACAAGACATCTCGCTCGACGGCGTGCGTGTCGTCGTCGACGCGGCGCACGGCGCGGCCTACAGGGTCGCCCCGCTCGTGTTCTCGGAGCTCGGGGCCACGGTCACCGCGATCGGCGTGAAGCCGAACGGCGTGAACATCAACTTGAACGCGGGCGCGCTCCACCCCGACAACGTGCGCGCCGAGGTCGTCAAGAAGGGCGCCCACATGGGCATCGCGCTCGACGGCGACGCCGATCGCCTCATCGTGGTCGACGAGAAGGGCCAAATCGTCGACGGCGACGTGGTCATGGCGATGTGCGCCCATAAGATGCTCGACGAGGGCGCGCTCAAGAAGAACACCTTGGTCGCCACGGTCATGTCGAACCTCGGCCTCGAGCGGGCCCTCGAACGGCGCGGCGGCAAGCTCGTACGGACGCAGGTCGGTGACAGGTACGTCGTCGAGGCGATGCGCGAGGGTGGCTACAACGTCGGCGGGGAGCAGTCCGGGCACCTCATTTTCCTCGACCACGCCTCCACCGGAGACGGCATCGTGGCCGCGCTCCAAGTGCTCGCGATCGCGGTGCGGAGCGGGAAGCCCGTGTCGGAGCTGGCAAAAAACGCCATGGACCGCGTGCCGCAAGTACTCGAAAACGTTACACTTTCCTCTCGCAAAGCCCTCGAGGACATGCGCCAGCTCGCCTCGGCGACGGCCAAGGTCAAAGACGCGCTCGGCGCCGACGGCCGGGTGCTCGTGCGGTGGAGCGGCACCGAGCCGAAGCTCCGCATCATGCTCGAGGGGCCGAACGAAGCGAAGCTCCGCACGTGGGCCAAGGATCTCGCCGCGGCCGCGAAGAAGGACGCAGGCTGA